Proteins encoded in a region of the Vicinamibacterales bacterium genome:
- the pssA gene encoding CDP-diacylglycerol--serine O-phosphatidyltransferase, which translates to MPIDTPPRRHMSMLRSYTAADALTIGNAACGTIAIFLCLDYLATDSRRFLWTAFVLLPLALACDVLDGYVARLNKGRQSVLGADLDSLADVISFGVAPAVLGFTLGLRGGWDMLILTYFVVCGVSRLARFNVTAVSLADATTGKVKYFEGTPIPTSILIVALLAAAFYLGRIDDRLWLGAWQVGPALLHPLALVYAASGSAMISATLRIPKP; encoded by the coding sequence ACATGTCGATGCTGCGGTCGTACACCGCCGCCGACGCGCTGACCATCGGCAACGCTGCCTGCGGAACGATCGCAATCTTTCTCTGCCTCGACTACCTGGCGACGGACAGCCGCCGCTTTCTATGGACGGCGTTCGTACTGCTCCCGCTTGCCCTCGCCTGTGACGTGCTCGACGGCTACGTCGCGCGGCTGAACAAAGGACGCCAGTCGGTGCTCGGCGCGGATCTCGATTCACTGGCCGACGTCATCTCGTTCGGCGTCGCGCCGGCGGTGCTCGGCTTCACGCTGGGGCTGCGCGGCGGGTGGGACATGCTGATCCTCACCTACTTCGTCGTCTGCGGCGTGAGCCGCCTGGCGCGGTTCAATGTCACCGCGGTGTCGCTCGCCGATGCGACCACGGGCAAGGTGAAGTACTTCGAGGGGACGCCCATCCCGACCAGCATCCTCATCGTCGCGCTGCTCGCCGCCGCGTTCTACCTGGGCCGGATCGACGACCGGCTCTGGCTCGGGGCATGGCAGGTCGGACCGGCGCTGCTGCATCCGCTGGCGCTGGTTTATGCGGCGAGCGGCAGCGCGATGATCAGCGCGACGCTGCGGATCCCGAAGCCGTAG
- a CDS encoding M20/M25/M40 family metallo-hydrolase, whose protein sequence is MGRRTGLAAALGLAGILASAHAQTTAPDWKAVEEETLRHYQALLRLDTSNPPGNEDLAAQYLKGVFDKAGIPARIVAKDPARSNVIARLKGSGRKRPLLIMGHTDVVTVDPKKWTYPPFSATREGGYIYGRGAVDDKDNLAAALMTMLLLKQHNVPLDRDVVFLAEAGEEGSTGVGIDFVVREYFAEVDAEFCLAEGGGVTRKGGQVAFATVQTLEKVPRRIELVAGGVAGHGSVPLKTNPVVHLAGAVARIGEWRPPIRLNETTAAYFKRLAQISPPETARYYRDVLSSDPAVQKAADDWLFEHEPRHSSMLRTSASPNIITGGYRFNVIPSQATATIDVRLLPDEDQAAFLEQVKKIVNDPAVEVRYPVAATRPGGMEARLDSEAFKAIEAAMTRVYDTVTVPTMSTGATDMAQLRGKGIQCFGIGPATDFEDGPKGFGAHSDQERLLETELHRFVRFNWDVVTSLARAR, encoded by the coding sequence ATGGGACGCCGCACCGGGCTGGCCGCCGCGCTCGGGCTCGCCGGGATCCTCGCGTCGGCGCACGCGCAGACCACCGCGCCGGACTGGAAGGCGGTGGAAGAGGAGACCCTGCGTCACTATCAGGCGCTGCTGCGCCTGGACACGAGCAACCCGCCGGGCAACGAGGACCTCGCCGCGCAGTACTTGAAGGGCGTGTTCGACAAGGCGGGGATCCCGGCGCGCATCGTCGCGAAGGACCCGGCGCGCTCGAACGTCATCGCGCGCCTGAAGGGCAGCGGGCGCAAGCGGCCGCTCCTGATCATGGGCCACACCGACGTGGTGACGGTCGATCCGAAGAAGTGGACGTATCCGCCGTTCAGCGCGACGCGCGAGGGTGGCTACATCTACGGCCGCGGCGCCGTCGACGACAAGGACAACCTCGCCGCCGCGTTGATGACCATGCTGCTCCTCAAGCAGCACAACGTGCCGCTGGATCGCGACGTCGTCTTCCTCGCCGAGGCCGGCGAAGAGGGCAGCACCGGCGTCGGCATCGACTTCGTCGTCCGCGAATACTTCGCCGAGGTCGACGCCGAGTTCTGCCTCGCCGAGGGGGGCGGCGTCACGCGCAAGGGCGGCCAGGTGGCGTTCGCGACCGTGCAGACGCTCGAGAAGGTGCCGCGCCGGATCGAGCTCGTCGCCGGCGGCGTCGCCGGGCACGGTTCGGTTCCGCTGAAGACCAATCCCGTCGTGCACCTCGCCGGCGCCGTGGCGCGGATCGGCGAATGGCGTCCGCCGATCCGCTTGAACGAAACGACCGCCGCGTACTTCAAGCGGCTCGCGCAGATCTCACCGCCGGAAACCGCCAGGTACTATCGCGACGTGCTGTCGAGCGATCCGGCCGTGCAGAAGGCCGCAGACGACTGGCTGTTCGAGCACGAGCCGCGGCACTCGTCGATGCTGCGCACCTCGGCGTCGCCGAACATCATCACCGGCGGCTACCGCTTCAACGTCATCCCGTCGCAGGCGACCGCGACGATCGACGTGCGCCTGCTGCCAGACGAGGACCAGGCCGCGTTCCTGGAGCAGGTGAAGAAGATCGTCAACGATCCCGCCGTGGAGGTCAGGTACCCGGTCGCGGCGACGCGGCCGGGCGGAATGGAAGCGCGGCTGGACTCGGAAGCGTTCAAGGCGATCGAAGCGGCGATGACGCGCGTCTACGACACCGTCACCGTGCCGACGATGAGCACCGGCGCGACCGACATGGCACAGCTGCGCGGCAAGGGGATCCAGTGCTTCGGCATCGGCCCGGCGACCGACTTCGAGGACGGGCCGAAGGGCTTCGGCGCGCACAGCGATCAAGAGCGCCTGCTGGAGACCGAGCTGCACCGCTTCGTGCGGTTCAACTGGGACGTGGTGACGAGCCTGGCGCGCGCCAGGTAG
- a CDS encoding prolyl oligopeptidase family serine peptidase has translation MKHHPPIARRRGTHATLAFALAASLAAYALPSAQAPARKVLSVADYPKWRTISGQEISGDGNWVSYGQALTNTVAAESRPALHIVRVETNQHTEVPNGSGGVFSPDSKWIAYQVDPTGGRGGRGRGANAPATEPSPGGDTAVPPGAPGVAPPANPAQGPTPPGQNPPTSPAQPPATPAQPPATSPATPPAQPQPQTPSQPAPGAQPAAQGRGATPPAQPTRVELRNLATGAIKSWQDIQGFAFSPAATHLILKRKPATAANGAAGRGAGGGDTPAPGGGEGTGRGGGAPAATGPRGTDVILHNLVTGRDQLLGSVGDIAFNKAGDLLAYTVDASVKDGNGLFVVELKTNRMVTLDNDARVYNRLAWSDDGTALAVLKGTDVEKMRERANVILAFANVPAALSDPEAAPAVLDAGKAAGFPKDWVISDRAALDWSDDRKRVFFGAKPQVPAPDTAPRRGTDELANVDVWNTADERVQSLQMIRAEQDRNFTFRQAFDVASGKFVKLADDTMRELDVAPDGRWAVGRDTRGFIHDYKRPAADIYRVNTTTGERTLMLKAQITSTSTGSHTFGIAPDGRHFLYWKDNRFHVYDLDATAARPLGNGTVSFVDLEFDHPGPKPAYGVTGYTADKKSVIVQQRYDLWEVPLDGSVPKNLTGGAGAKGEIRFRYVRAEPLEPNLGNIGGAAPAGPSFGPGVRGGGAAARATIDVSKPILLSAYGEYTKKAGFYELANGQLKELVYDDAAFSNPVKAMKADRYLFTRQTFVQYPDLRVSGPSLKDATQISDANPQQQEYAWGRRVLFDFKNKDGVRLQGILALPDDYKPGEKRPMIVTFYEKNSQNLHRYNAPSYLTGMGSSPMEATSRGYITMLPDIQFRTGASHSDMLECVEAATRKVIEMGYADPKRIGVTGHSYGGEGAAFIGVRSKLFAAVGMGAGVTDLFFDFNQNWGWSYTVTGGSGANAFDYYLYSQGREGVSPWDKPEMYMFESALTHAPQAVAPFLIMHGAADPTVPFTNGLAMYNALRYNNKKAVLLAYPGEGHGLRGVANRKDLTVRFFEFFDHYLKGAPAPKWLSEGVKFLDKDKPQDAK, from the coding sequence GTGAAACACCACCCCCCGATCGCCCGCCGCCGCGGCACGCACGCCACGCTCGCCTTCGCACTCGCCGCATCCCTTGCCGCCTACGCCCTGCCGTCGGCGCAGGCGCCGGCCAGGAAGGTGCTGAGCGTCGCCGACTACCCGAAGTGGCGCACCATCAGCGGCCAGGAGATCTCCGGCGACGGCAACTGGGTCAGCTACGGCCAGGCGCTGACCAACACCGTTGCCGCCGAATCCCGTCCCGCGCTCCACATCGTCCGCGTCGAGACGAACCAGCACACCGAAGTGCCGAACGGGAGCGGAGGCGTGTTCTCGCCGGACTCGAAATGGATCGCGTATCAGGTCGATCCGACGGGCGGACGCGGCGGCCGCGGCCGCGGCGCGAACGCGCCGGCCACCGAGCCGTCTCCAGGCGGCGACACCGCGGTGCCGCCGGGAGCGCCGGGTGTGGCTCCGCCGGCGAATCCGGCGCAGGGCCCCACGCCTCCCGGCCAGAATCCGCCGACGTCGCCGGCACAGCCGCCCGCCACACCGGCGCAGCCGCCGGCGACGTCTCCGGCCACTCCACCGGCGCAACCGCAGCCGCAGACACCGTCCCAGCCAGCGCCGGGTGCGCAGCCGGCGGCACAGGGCCGCGGCGCGACGCCGCCCGCGCAGCCGACGCGCGTGGAGCTGCGAAACCTCGCGACCGGAGCGATCAAGTCGTGGCAGGACATTCAGGGCTTTGCGTTCTCGCCCGCCGCGACGCATCTCATTCTGAAGCGCAAGCCGGCGACGGCGGCAAACGGCGCGGCGGGACGCGGTGCGGGCGGCGGGGACACCCCGGCGCCCGGCGGCGGCGAAGGGACCGGCCGCGGCGGCGGCGCGCCGGCAGCGACCGGCCCGCGCGGGACGGACGTCATCCTGCACAACCTCGTGACCGGCCGCGACCAGCTGTTGGGCAGCGTCGGCGACATCGCGTTCAACAAGGCCGGCGATCTGCTCGCCTACACGGTCGACGCCAGCGTCAAGGACGGAAACGGCCTCTTCGTCGTCGAGCTGAAGACCAACCGGATGGTCACGCTCGACAACGACGCGCGGGTCTACAACCGGCTGGCGTGGAGCGACGACGGGACGGCGCTGGCGGTGCTGAAGGGCACGGACGTGGAGAAGATGCGCGAGCGCGCCAACGTGATCCTGGCGTTCGCGAACGTTCCGGCCGCGCTGTCGGATCCCGAGGCCGCGCCGGCCGTGCTCGACGCCGGGAAGGCGGCCGGCTTTCCCAAAGACTGGGTGATCAGCGATCGCGCCGCGCTCGACTGGAGCGACGACAGGAAGCGGGTGTTCTTCGGCGCCAAGCCGCAGGTGCCCGCACCCGACACCGCACCGCGGCGCGGCACCGACGAGCTCGCGAACGTCGACGTGTGGAACACCGCCGACGAGCGGGTCCAGTCGCTGCAGATGATCCGCGCCGAACAGGATCGCAACTTCACCTTCCGTCAGGCTTTCGACGTCGCCTCGGGGAAGTTCGTCAAGCTTGCCGACGACACGATGCGCGAGCTCGATGTGGCGCCGGACGGCCGGTGGGCGGTCGGCCGCGACACCCGCGGCTTCATCCACGACTACAAGCGCCCGGCTGCCGACATCTATCGCGTCAACACCACGACCGGCGAGCGCACGCTGATGTTGAAGGCGCAGATCACCAGCACGTCGACCGGCAGCCACACGTTCGGCATCGCGCCCGATGGCCGCCATTTCCTGTACTGGAAGGACAACCGCTTCCACGTCTACGACCTCGACGCCACGGCGGCGCGGCCGCTCGGCAACGGCACGGTGAGCTTCGTCGATCTCGAGTTCGATCATCCGGGCCCGAAGCCGGCCTACGGCGTCACCGGCTACACCGCGGACAAGAAGTCGGTGATCGTGCAGCAGCGCTACGATCTGTGGGAGGTGCCGCTCGACGGCTCGGTTCCGAAGAACCTGACCGGCGGCGCGGGAGCGAAGGGAGAGATCCGTTTCCGCTACGTGCGCGCCGAGCCGCTCGAGCCGAATCTCGGCAACATCGGCGGTGCCGCTCCGGCCGGGCCGAGCTTCGGCCCCGGCGTGCGCGGCGGCGGCGCGGCGGCGCGCGCGACGATCGACGTGTCGAAGCCGATCCTGCTCTCCGCCTACGGCGAATACACCAAGAAGGCCGGGTTCTACGAGCTGGCCAACGGGCAGCTGAAGGAGCTGGTCTACGACGACGCGGCGTTCAGCAACCCGGTCAAGGCGATGAAGGCGGACCGATACCTGTTCACCAGGCAGACGTTCGTCCAGTATCCGGACCTGCGCGTCTCCGGACCCTCGCTGAAGGACGCGACGCAGATCAGCGACGCCAACCCGCAGCAGCAGGAGTATGCGTGGGGACGCCGCGTCCTGTTCGACTTCAAGAACAAGGATGGCGTGCGGCTGCAGGGCATCCTGGCGCTGCCCGACGACTACAAGCCGGGCGAGAAGCGGCCGATGATCGTGACCTTCTACGAGAAGAACTCGCAGAACCTGCATCGCTACAACGCGCCGTCGTACCTGACCGGCATGGGTTCGTCGCCGATGGAGGCCACTAGCCGCGGCTACATCACGATGCTGCCCGACATCCAGTTCCGCACCGGCGCGTCGCACAGCGACATGCTCGAGTGCGTCGAGGCGGCGACGCGAAAGGTGATCGAGATGGGCTATGCCGATCCGAAGCGGATCGGCGTGACCGGGCACAGCTACGGCGGCGAAGGGGCGGCGTTCATCGGCGTGCGCTCGAAGCTGTTCGCCGCCGTCGGCATGGGCGCCGGCGTCACCGATCTCTTCTTCGACTTCAACCAGAACTGGGGCTGGTCCTACACCGTGACCGGCGGCAGCGGCGCCAACGCCTTCGACTACTACTTGTACAGCCAGGGGCGCGAGGGGGTCTCGCCGTGGGACAAGCCCGAGATGTACATGTTCGAGTCGGCGCTGACGCACGCGCCGCAGGCGGTCGCGCCGTTCCTCATCATGCACGGCGCGGCGGATCCGACGGTGCCCTTCACCAACGGCCTGGCGATGTACAACGCGCTCCGCTACAACAACAAGAAGGCGGTGCTGCTCGCGTATCCGGGCGAGGGGCACGGGCTGCGCGGCGTCGCCAACCGCAAGGACCTGACCGTCCGCTTCTTCGAGTTCTTCGATCACTACCTCAAAGGAGCGCCGGCGCCGAAGTGGCTGAGCGAAGGCGTGAAGTTCCTCGACAAGGACAAGCCGCAGGACGCGAAATGA
- a CDS encoding DUF3667 domain-containing protein — protein sequence MTDIDGRLLNSLRCLLLRPGALTVSFFEGRRKPYIGPIALFLVANVLFFATESLTGGLVFSTTLDSHLHSQPWSGLAQPLVARRLAALDLSLEVYAPRFDGAVALHARSLVLGMAAVFTLLVAVVFRRSRRPFAVHAAFSLHLYAFLLLIMCAGVALPAGGLPFGYARSTSPAVDAVLSVSLLIACGAYLFVAIGTVYRSQGYTRLVTAIGLTAGAAAIVLAYRFGLMLLTLYTA from the coding sequence ATGACGGACATCGACGGACGGCTGCTGAACAGCCTGCGCTGTCTCCTGCTGCGTCCCGGCGCGCTGACGGTGTCGTTCTTCGAGGGGCGGCGCAAGCCGTACATCGGGCCGATCGCGCTGTTCCTCGTCGCGAACGTGCTGTTCTTCGCGACCGAGTCGCTCACCGGCGGCCTGGTGTTCTCCACCACGCTGGATTCGCACCTGCACTCGCAGCCGTGGAGCGGCCTCGCCCAGCCGCTCGTGGCCCGCCGGCTCGCCGCCCTGGACCTCTCTCTGGAGGTCTACGCGCCGCGCTTCGACGGCGCGGTGGCGCTGCACGCGCGTTCGCTGGTGCTCGGCATGGCGGCCGTGTTCACGCTGCTCGTCGCGGTGGTGTTCCGCCGCAGCCGCCGGCCGTTCGCGGTGCACGCGGCGTTCTCGCTGCACCTTTACGCGTTCCTGCTGCTGATCATGTGCGCCGGCGTCGCGCTCCCGGCCGGCGGCCTGCCCTTCGGCTACGCGCGATCCACGTCGCCGGCCGTCGACGCCGTCCTGTCGGTGTCGCTGCTGATTGCCTGCGGCGCGTATCTGTTCGTGGCGATCGGAACCGTTTACCGCTCGCAAGGGTACACACGCCTCGTGACGGCGATCGGACTCACCGCGGGTGCCGCCGCCATCGTGCTCGCCTACCGCTTCGGACTGATGCTTCTCACGTTGTACACGGCCTGA
- a CDS encoding serine hydrolase, which produces MSHPRFSAVTGTTIALFLLLVFPGAGRATQSAHYFPPAGTWAGKTPAELGLDPARLTEAIAYATSHETNRPVDLSDQEKIFGSLLGSMPTRRAATNGVIIYKGFVAAEFGDTTWVDPTYSVAKSMLSSVAAIAVRDGRIASLDAPVGASIKDGGYDSPQNAPITWKMHLHQESEWEGSMWGKAHDFVGAAAFGDGQRKPRPLDKPGTRYEYNDVRINRFALSLLRTFAKPVPEVFRDEIMDPIGGSNAWKWIPYHNSYVEIDGRRMPSVSGGTRWGGGMWIDSWDMARFGYLWLRGGKWGDRQILPPAYVKAALTPSAHGPDYGYLWWLNTQGKNYPGLPATVYGARGAGSNTILISPEHDLVVVWRWHAGNEAELARRIIAAIR; this is translated from the coding sequence ATGAGCCACCCGCGATTCAGCGCTGTCACCGGAACCACGATTGCTCTGTTCCTGCTGCTCGTCTTCCCGGGCGCCGGGCGGGCAACGCAGAGCGCGCACTACTTCCCGCCGGCAGGGACGTGGGCCGGCAAGACTCCCGCGGAACTCGGGCTCGATCCCGCCAGGCTGACCGAGGCGATCGCGTATGCGACGTCGCACGAAACCAACCGGCCCGTCGATCTCTCGGATCAGGAGAAGATCTTCGGATCGCTGCTCGGCTCGATGCCGACCAGGCGCGCCGCCACCAACGGGGTCATCATCTACAAGGGGTTCGTCGCGGCGGAGTTCGGCGATACGACGTGGGTCGATCCCACCTATTCCGTGGCGAAGAGCATGCTCTCGAGCGTCGCCGCGATTGCCGTCCGCGACGGCCGCATCGCCAGTCTCGACGCGCCCGTCGGCGCCTCCATCAAGGACGGCGGCTATGACTCGCCGCAGAACGCCCCGATCACCTGGAAGATGCACCTCCACCAGGAAAGCGAGTGGGAAGGGAGCATGTGGGGCAAGGCGCACGATTTCGTCGGCGCCGCCGCCTTCGGCGATGGTCAGCGGAAGCCGCGTCCGCTCGACAAACCCGGCACGCGCTACGAATACAACGACGTCCGCATCAACCGGTTCGCGCTGTCACTCCTGCGGACGTTCGCGAAGCCGGTGCCGGAAGTGTTTCGCGACGAGATCATGGATCCGATCGGCGGATCCAACGCGTGGAAATGGATCCCGTACCACAACAGCTACGTGGAGATCGACGGACGCCGAATGCCGTCGGTCAGCGGCGGCACGCGGTGGGGCGGCGGGATGTGGATCGACTCCTGGGACATGGCGCGCTTCGGCTACTTGTGGCTGCGCGGCGGAAAGTGGGGAGACCGGCAGATCCTCCCGCCGGCGTACGTGAAGGCGGCGCTCACTCCGAGCGCGCACGGCCCCGACTACGGCTACCTGTGGTGGCTGAACACGCAGGGGAAGAACTATCCAGGGCTGCCGGCGACGGTGTATGGCGCACGCGGCGCCGGCAGCAACACCATTCTCATCTCACCCGAGCACGACCTGGTCGTCGTCTGGCGGTGGCACGCGGGGAACGAGGCGGAGCTCGCCAGGCGGATCATCGCGGCGATCCGCTAG
- a CDS encoding amidohydrolase — MKTTTCALLLACLSGAALLAQDPLARIEQETARVTPAVTGIRHQLHQYPELSNREEKTAALVADYLKKLGLEVRTGVARHGVVALLKGGLPGPVVAVRADMDALPVTEATNLPYASKVRATYLGQDTGVMHACGHDIHTAVQLGVASVLNAMKATLPGTVKFIFQPAEEGPPPGEEGGASLMVKEGVLQNPRPQAIFGLHAFSEMEVGQLGYSEGPALSAADTWEVKIVGRQSHGARPELSIDPIVVAAQFVEALQTIRSRTFSGHEPGVVTVGTIHGGQRHNIIPAEVTLSGTIRTFRSEMSQLAEARLRAILKGITEAAGATGEVVRYERGAPATINHVQLTRDAVPSLERAVGKGNVSRIPPAMGSEDFSFFSNEVPGFYFRLGQVKPGTTTGDHHTPTFLVDDGAIPVGIKTMSLLLVDYLSRKQ, encoded by the coding sequence ATGAAGACCACCACGTGCGCCCTCCTCCTCGCCTGTCTGTCCGGTGCGGCGCTCCTGGCGCAGGACCCGCTCGCGCGCATCGAGCAGGAAACCGCCAGGGTCACCCCGGCGGTCACCGGGATCCGCCACCAGCTGCACCAATACCCGGAGCTGTCCAACCGCGAGGAGAAGACGGCGGCGCTGGTCGCGGACTACCTGAAGAAGCTCGGACTCGAGGTGCGCACCGGCGTCGCCCGCCACGGCGTCGTCGCGCTCCTGAAGGGGGGACTGCCCGGACCGGTCGTCGCCGTCCGCGCCGACATGGACGCGCTGCCGGTGACGGAAGCCACGAACCTGCCCTACGCCTCCAAGGTGCGGGCCACCTATCTGGGCCAGGACACGGGCGTCATGCACGCCTGCGGGCACGACATCCACACCGCCGTGCAGCTCGGCGTCGCCAGCGTGCTGAACGCGATGAAAGCGACGCTGCCGGGAACCGTGAAGTTCATCTTCCAGCCGGCCGAAGAAGGGCCGCCGCCCGGCGAAGAAGGCGGCGCCTCGCTCATGGTGAAGGAAGGCGTGCTGCAGAATCCGCGTCCGCAGGCGATCTTCGGATTGCACGCCTTCTCGGAGATGGAGGTCGGGCAGCTCGGCTACTCGGAAGGCCCGGCGCTTTCCGCCGCCGACACCTGGGAAGTGAAGATCGTCGGGCGCCAGTCGCACGGCGCCCGCCCCGAACTGTCGATCGATCCGATCGTCGTCGCCGCGCAGTTCGTGGAGGCGCTGCAGACCATCCGCTCGCGCACGTTCTCCGGGCACGAGCCGGGCGTCGTCACCGTCGGAACGATTCACGGCGGCCAGCGGCACAACATCATTCCGGCCGAGGTCACGCTGTCGGGAACGATCCGTACGTTCCGATCGGAGATGAGCCAGCTCGCGGAAGCACGGCTGCGCGCCATTCTCAAAGGGATCACCGAAGCCGCCGGCGCGACCGGCGAGGTCGTTCGGTACGAGCGCGGCGCGCCCGCCACGATCAATCACGTGCAACTGACGCGGGATGCGGTGCCGTCGCTGGAGCGGGCGGTGGGCAAGGGCAACGTCTCGCGGATTCCGCCGGCGATGGGCTCGGAGGACTTCTCGTTCTTCTCGAACGAAGTCCCGGGCTTCTACTTCCGGCTCGGCCAGGTCAAGCCCGGCACCACGACCGGCGATCACCACACGCCGACCTTCCTGGTCGACGACGGCGCGATCCCCGTCGGCATCAAGACGATGAGTCTGCTGCTGGTGGACTACCTGTCCCGCAAGCAGTAG
- a CDS encoding VWA domain-containing protein: MMRACSWSLLLWLGAVASLVGQAPARTPPAATVVLEVVAHDRRGMPVMDLKPGEVEVWIGHFRVPIETFTVVQPGADERAGRLFILILDDVSVPLPVMPRVKEAAHHFVAGMRPGDQMAVVMLSDPALEMTGDVAKLRSAIDRYTVRATGLMRGDQLGAQVLNTIGGAAQSLIEAGGGRKTIVGIGSGWLLDRPIPPPGSGFDLLQEWIGAMRAMSRTGSVFYAIDPGGLDMRRRADGGDTGFARETGGLGFLATNDLKGAADRILRESASYYSLRVASPPVGGSDGLREVELKVTRRDVTVRARRAVHAVQ; the protein is encoded by the coding sequence ATGATGCGCGCGTGCTCGTGGTCGCTGCTGCTGTGGCTCGGCGCGGTTGCCTCGCTCGTCGGTCAGGCGCCGGCCAGAACGCCGCCGGCCGCGACCGTCGTCCTCGAGGTGGTCGCGCACGATCGACGCGGCATGCCGGTGATGGATCTGAAGCCGGGCGAGGTGGAGGTGTGGATCGGGCATTTCCGCGTGCCGATCGAGACCTTCACGGTGGTCCAGCCGGGGGCGGACGAGCGCGCCGGACGGCTGTTCATCCTGATTCTCGACGACGTCTCGGTGCCGCTGCCGGTGATGCCGCGGGTGAAGGAAGCCGCGCACCACTTCGTCGCCGGCATGCGTCCCGGCGATCAGATGGCGGTGGTGATGCTCAGCGATCCCGCGCTCGAGATGACGGGCGACGTGGCGAAGCTGCGGAGCGCGATCGATCGCTACACCGTCCGCGCGACCGGGCTGATGCGCGGCGACCAGCTGGGCGCGCAGGTGCTCAACACGATCGGTGGCGCGGCCCAGTCGCTGATCGAGGCGGGCGGCGGGCGCAAGACGATCGTCGGCATCGGGTCGGGCTGGCTGCTCGACCGGCCGATTCCGCCGCCGGGCAGCGGCTTCGATCTGCTGCAGGAATGGATCGGCGCGATGCGGGCGATGTCGCGGACCGGCAGCGTGTTCTACGCGATCGATCCCGGCGGGCTGGACATGCGGCGGCGCGCCGATGGCGGCGACACCGGCTTCGCGCGCGAGACCGGCGGGCTGGGATTCCTCGCGACGAACGATCTCAAGGGCGCGGCCGACCGCATCCTGCGGGAGTCGGCCAGCTACTACTCGCTGCGCGTCGCGAGCCCGCCGGTGGGCGGCAGCGACGGCCTGCGCGAGGTGGAGCTGAAGGTGACCCGCCGCGACGTCACCGTCCGCGCCCGCCGCGCCGTCCACGCCGTCCAGTGA